Part of the Candidatus Binataceae bacterium genome, TCATCAAACTGAAAAACCGAAGCGTTTAGTTCGCTGATTTCATCCGCCGTTGGCCCTGAGTGTCCATTGCAATAAAGTCGCCGCTCTACGAGCGGTGCCTCTGCAAGGGGCGTTTGGCGTAGTTCAGATAAGAGTAAACGCTGGCGGAATGTAATCATCGATCACCTTCCCGAACACTGGGCGGAATGTGAGCGAACAATCGCTCCCAATCCGTTTGGCAGCGTAGCTTTGCGAGCTCCCCACCGTCCTGTCCTTTATCTGCGTGTCGTACAAACTGAGCGCGATAAACGTATCGCGCAGCGCGAATCGTCCTAGGGCTCGGAGTTCTGGATTGACGTGTCGAGCACGAATTTCCCAGACCTCGGAACCGGCACCAAGCGGGCCCAAAGCGGCTGGATGGAGGTGTGAGATTCTGCGCCTGCAAACCCTTTCTTGCTCAGTATCTCGACAGCAACCCATCCCGCAGTTCAAGATAATCGGCGATGCTTCGATTCTTGTTTCGCCACTTCACGGCGATTTTGATTCTGGTCGTGATTGGTGCGTGGGCGGGGCTCTATCTGCCTACCACACCGGCCTGGTCTGTTATTCGGCTCAAGAGTGCGATCGATGCGCGCAATGGCGACGGTGCGGCGCAATACGTTGATTTCCAGAGCGTGGTCCAGAGCGCGGGCGAGCAGATGGTGAAGAAGCGCGCCGCGAACGATCCGCTCTCAGCGATGTTGGGATCGACCGTCATCGCCGCGCTCACCGGACCGATGGCGCAGATCGCGCGTTCGTGGTCTATCGACCAGGTCAACCAGGGGCGCAAGGAATTGCAGATGCCCTACGCGGCGATGGCGGGCGCGATCGTCCTGATGCATCGCGACGGCGACGCGGCGTTTACCAAGTGGACCGACCCGAAGGGACAAACCTACGAAGTTCACCTGCGGCGCGAGCCCGACGGCGTCTGGCGCGTGTCCGAGGTCGAAAACGTCGATCAGCTCCTGCAAAAACTCAAGGAGCACGAGCAGAAGCAGTTCTCTACCCCGTGATCCCTTGACGCGGCAGGCTACGGGATTGTTTCGCGCAGGTTTCATCCGCCGTAGAGCGGCGCGTTTACTCCTCCCGGCTTCACAGGTACACTAGCGCTGCGCGGACGAACCATTCGGCTCGACCGCGTTTTAGTATTCAAAACAAAATGCGCCGTCAGGACATTAGAAATCTCGCGATCGTCGCCCACGTCGATCATGGCAAAACCACGCTGGTCGACGCGATGCTGCGTCAGTCGGGCGTTTTTCGCGTCAACGAGCAGGTGGTTGATCGCGTGATGGATTCCAACGCGCTCGAGCGCGAGCGCGGAATCACGATCATGGCCAAGAACACCTCGATCGTGTGGAACGACACGCGCATCAATATCGTTGATACCCCCGGCCATTCCGATTTCGGCGGCGAGGTCGAGCGCACGCTCTCGATGGTTGACGGCGTGCTGCTGCTCGTCGATGCGTGCGAAGGACCGCTGCCGCAGACCCGATTCGTGCTCAAGAAAGCGCTCGAAGCGAGCTTGCCGGCGGTTGTTTGCATCAACAAGATCGATCGTTCCGACGCGCGCCCGCTGGAAGTGCTCGACGAGATCTACGATCTGTTTATCGACCTCGGCGCCGACGAGCATTTGCTCGATTTTCCCGTCCTCTACACGGTGAGCCGCGCCGGGACGGCGACGCACAAGCTCGAAGTGCCCGGGACGGACCTGCGGCCGCTGTTCGAAACGATCCTGGCGCATCTGCCGGGACCGGAGGTCGATTCCGAAGCGCCGCTGCAGTTCCAGGTCAACAATCTCGATTACGACGACTACGTCGGACGCCTCGCGATCGGGCGGCTCATTTCCGGATCGTTCACGCCCAACTCGAATTATTCGTTATGCCGCCGCGACGGGAAAATCGCCACCTGCAAGGTCGCACACATCTACGGATGGCAGGGGCTTAAGCGCGTCGAGCTCGAAACCGCGCGCGCCGGCGAAATCGTCGTCGTTGCAGGAATAGAGGATATCGCGATCGGCGAGACGATCTCCGATCTCGAAAACCCGCGCCCGCTGCCGCCGATTAGAATCGACGAGCCTACGGTCGCGATGACCTTTCTTGTCAACAATGCGCCGTGGGCGGGCCGCGAAGGCGAATTCGTTACTTCGCGCAAGCTGGGCGAGCGTATCGAATTCGAGGCACGCCGCAACGTCAGCACGCGCGTCGAGCAGCTCTCGCCGGATTCGTGGCGCGTGATGGGCCGCGGCGAATTGCAGCTCGCGGTGATAATCGAGACGATGCGCCGCGAGGGCTACGAGCTCCAGGTTTCCAAACCGACCGTTATCACGCGGCAATCGGAAGGCCAGGTCCTGGAGCCGATGGAACTGCTCGTGATCGATATCACCGAGGACTACATCGGAACCGTCACGCAGATGCTGTCTGCCCGAAAAGGCAAGATGCGCACGATGGTGACGCATGCGGGCGGGCGTGTGCGGCTCGAATATGACGTTCCTGCGCGCGGACTGATCGGATTTCGCGGCCGCTTCCTCGAGAGCACGCGCGGCAACGGCCTGATGAACACTCTCTTCAACGGCTACGGTCCTTGGACGGGAACGATTCGCTCGCGCGCCAACGGCGCGATGATTTCCGATCGCGAAGGCGTCGCAACGCCCTATGCGATCTTCCATCTGCAGGAGCGCGGCATCTTCTTTGTCGATCCCGGTCAGCCCGTGTACGAGGGCATGATCGTCGGCGAGTACGCGCGCGAGATCAATTTGCCCGTCAATTGCTGCCGCGAAAAGAAGCTCACCAACATGCGCGCCTCCGGTCACGATGAGGCCGTGCGTATCACGCCAGCGCGCCTGATGACGCTCGATGCGGCGCTCGAATGGATCGACGAGGAAGAGCTCGTCGAGGTCACGCCGAAATCGGTACGGCTACGCAACCGCGTGCTCCGCACGGCACTGCGCAACAAGCATCGGGTCGGTTTCAGCGATGGTCCGCCCGCGGAGATGGCCGAGGGCGACTGAGCAAATTACAGCGCCGGGCCGGACGGCGGCCTCGCGGGTGGTTCTGCCCGCGCCGCTGCGCCAACGATGAGACGACTTGTCCGGATCACCGCTTATATCCTCATCCTGCTTACGATTCTCATCGGCAGCGCTGCGACGCTGCTTTCGATCTACCAGGACAAAGTAATTGCGTTCGTGATGGACTCGATCCACGCGCGAATCCACCTGGGATTCACCGTGGGCAAGGCGCAAGTGCATCTGGAGCGCCATCTCGGCGTCGTCCTGACGGACGTCCACATCAGTCAGAACGGCAAAGAGATCTCGACGATCAAGTCGATTCACGCGAGCGTCGGCTATCACTCGATCTTCAGTTCCAACGGTTTGCCGCTTTACTCGGTCACCGTCGACACGCCGCTGATGATCGTGCCGCGCAATCATCCGGGCACGCCCGAGATCGCGTTGCCGCGTCCCGAGGCGGCCGCGATCGAGCGGATGGCGAAGGCGCTCCGAGCGCTCTCGCAGATTGCACGGCGTATCGAGATCATCAACGCCACGCTTGCGTATCGCGATGGCAGCGTGCTCTTCGATCGGGTCGGGCTCCTCGCCTATCGCAGGCGTCACGGGCTCAACTGGTATTTCGCGTTCGACGCGACGATCCAGCTCCCGCCCTACGCTGGTGCGCATTTCGCCGGACGAATCAGCGCGCAAAGCGACCAGCCGACCGACTCGCACGACGTTGGCAAGGCGCAGCTCTGGGTCTGGGGAATCCCGATTACCAACCTTCACGCCGAAGGCTTCGACATCGACGGCGAGATGCAGGGCAGTGTCGCCGCGAGCATTCACGACGACGGCTCGCTGAGCGGCACCAGCACCCTCGGCATTGGCAATCTCGCGCTGGCGGGGCCCCGGCTCGCAACGCCAATCCAGCTCGGCGACTATTCGGTCAACGGATCGTTCGACTTCAACGAGACCAACTACTCGATAACTCAGCTGACCGTGCAACGCGTCGGCCAGCACGTGCTCACCGGCGAAACGCAGGTCTCGCAGCCGTACAGCGGCAATCCGCGCCTCGGAATCAGCCTGCAGGGCTTTGAGCTTGAGCTAGGCCGGCTCAAGAAACAGGTGCTCGAAGTGCGCAACCTCCCGCGCGCTACGCTCGAATGGGTGAGGCGCATCGCATCCGGCAGCGTGCGCGTCGGGCAGGCCTCGTTCAGCGCGCCGGTCGAGACGATTCGCGCGGCACCGCTCTTAGCGCTGCGCGAAAACCTGACCATCTTCGGCACCCTGCAGGGCGTGGCGTTCGCGTTTCCGCCGGAGCTCAAGTTGCCCGACATCTCTGCACTGACGGTGCAGATCAACTACGCCAAGGGCGTCGTCACATTCGCCCAGGGCTCGGCAAAGCTCGGCCGCACGCAGGTGAAAGGCGTCGCCGGACGTATCGATCTGCGCAAAGGATTCCAGGACGCGCCCTATACGCTGCAGGCGTCTGCCGACACCGACCTCGGCGAATTGTTTCCCGCGATTAGCCTCGCGCTCCGCAACAATCACGTGCCCAACTATGATCGGCTGAAGCAGCTATCGGGCGTGCTCGATTTCGAGAGTCGCGTGCAGGGCCGCTTCGATCTGAATGCGCCAACGCCGCCGGCTAGTTACGTCCTGACGGTTGCAGCCAACGGTGCCGTTTTCACATTGGATGGCGCTCCCGGTCCGGTGACGGTCCGCCGCGGGGCGATTGTGTTTTCACCCGGTGATGCGAAGATTCAGAAGATTGTGGCCGCGGCGACGGGCGGCGACGCCAACCTCAACGGCGAAGTCCAGTACGGCGCCAAGGGTTTTCTGATCAAGACGTTGTCGCTCGATTTCCATCACATGCCCTCGGAGTCGTGGCTGGGCCTGGTCGTCGATCCGAGCGATCTTGCAGTGAAGGGGCCGATAGGCGGGTCGCTCACGATTTCGGGAAACCCGAAGATCAAGGAGACCTACTCGGGCAACGGCAAGCTGACGCTCGCAGGCGGCCAGGTGCAATTCAACTTCCTGCGCGCGCCGATGATTGTCTCCGCCGCGACGATCGAGCTCACCAGGCGGCGCCTGGTGGTGTCGATGCCGGCGTCGAAGCTCGAAGGCTCGCCGATCGATTTTCGCATCACGGTTCCCGACATCGTCGCACCGACGGTGCGGATGGACGCGAACCTGCAGCATCTCGATTTCGAGGTCATGCGTTTCATCCGCATGCCCTGGTCGCCCGCAACACCTCCAGTCAAGTTTCCGATCCCCGCCAGTGGTCATATCAAGGCGGCGACCGCGAACCTGGGCAAATTCCCGATGCAGGACCTCGACGGCGATTTCACGCGCTCGCCGAGCGGCGATTGGCGCGTCTACAACTTTGCCGCAACTGCGTTTCGCGGCAAGCTCAATCTCGATCTGCGCGGCCGCGGCCCTGACAACTGGGTGCACCTGGTGGGCAAGGTTGCGAACATGGACCCGGCCCCGCTTTTCATGATGACCGGCAAGCGCAAAGACTCGCCAATCCTCGGTCAACTATCCATGGGCGAAGACCTGTGGGCCAACATGGATACCAACTTCTACGACACGCTGGCCGGACAAATCTCGGTGACGATTCGCGATGGCACACTCAACAAGTTCACGCTGCTCTCGCGCTTGCTGGCATTCCTCGACATCAAGAATTGGTTGACCGCGCGGATTCCCGACCCGCGCGTCGCCGGGGTTCCCTTCAAAACGATCCTGGCTGATTTCAAGGGCAACAAGGGCCTCTTCTATACCGACAATTTCAGGTTGCAGGGCCCGGTGATGGAAATCGCCGCAAACGGCACCGTCAAACTCGGCGACGGCGATCTCGATATGGAGGTTGGGATGTTTCCGTTCGACACCGTCAACTGGGTGTTAAATCACATCCCGATAGTTGGTGAGCGCTTCGGCAGCGGCACCGGCAACCTCGTCGCGGCGTACTTCGACGTGAGAGGTCCGGTCAGCGATCCGAAGATCACGCCGAAACCGATCACCTCGGTCGCCGAGTTCATTAAGAAGACGCTCGGGATGCCGATCAACATCATCCGGCCCAACACTATCAAGTGAGGACGCGCCGTGCCGCGCTGATCGTTTTCTGCCGCGAGCCGATCGCGGGCGAGACCAAGACCCGCTTGATCGGCCACGTAACGGCTCGCGCTGCCGCCGCGCTTTCCGATGCGTTCATCCGCGATGCGCTCCGCAAGGCGCAGCTCGTGAAGCCGAGCAGGTTGATCATCGCGGCCAGCGCTCCTGACGGCGCTGCGCGAAGTAAATACTTCCGCCGCCTGTCGCATGAGTTCCGATCTGAGCT contains:
- a CDS encoding DUF2939 domain-containing protein; translation: MLRFLFRHFTAILILVVIGAWAGLYLPTTPAWSVIRLKSAIDARNGDGAAQYVDFQSVVQSAGEQMVKKRAANDPLSAMLGSTVIAALTGPMAQIARSWSIDQVNQGRKELQMPYAAMAGAIVLMHRDGDAAFTKWTDPKGQTYEVHLRREPDGVWRVSEVENVDQLLQKLKEHEQKQFSTP
- the typA gene encoding translational GTPase TypA; translation: MRRQDIRNLAIVAHVDHGKTTLVDAMLRQSGVFRVNEQVVDRVMDSNALERERGITIMAKNTSIVWNDTRINIVDTPGHSDFGGEVERTLSMVDGVLLLVDACEGPLPQTRFVLKKALEASLPAVVCINKIDRSDARPLEVLDEIYDLFIDLGADEHLLDFPVLYTVSRAGTATHKLEVPGTDLRPLFETILAHLPGPEVDSEAPLQFQVNNLDYDDYVGRLAIGRLISGSFTPNSNYSLCRRDGKIATCKVAHIYGWQGLKRVELETARAGEIVVVAGIEDIAIGETISDLENPRPLPPIRIDEPTVAMTFLVNNAPWAGREGEFVTSRKLGERIEFEARRNVSTRVEQLSPDSWRVMGRGELQLAVIIETMRREGYELQVSKPTVITRQSEGQVLEPMELLVIDITEDYIGTVTQMLSARKGKMRTMVTHAGGRVRLEYDVPARGLIGFRGRFLESTRGNGLMNTLFNGYGPWTGTIRSRANGAMISDREGVATPYAIFHLQERGIFFVDPGQPVYEGMIVGEYAREINLPVNCCREKKLTNMRASGHDEAVRITPARLMTLDAALEWIDEEELVEVTPKSVRLRNRVLRTALRNKHRVGFSDGPPAEMAEGD
- a CDS encoding AsmA-like C-terminal domain-containing protein, with translation MRRLVRITAYILILLTILIGSAATLLSIYQDKVIAFVMDSIHARIHLGFTVGKAQVHLERHLGVVLTDVHISQNGKEISTIKSIHASVGYHSIFSSNGLPLYSVTVDTPLMIVPRNHPGTPEIALPRPEAAAIERMAKALRALSQIARRIEIINATLAYRDGSVLFDRVGLLAYRRRHGLNWYFAFDATIQLPPYAGAHFAGRISAQSDQPTDSHDVGKAQLWVWGIPITNLHAEGFDIDGEMQGSVAASIHDDGSLSGTSTLGIGNLALAGPRLATPIQLGDYSVNGSFDFNETNYSITQLTVQRVGQHVLTGETQVSQPYSGNPRLGISLQGFELELGRLKKQVLEVRNLPRATLEWVRRIASGSVRVGQASFSAPVETIRAAPLLALRENLTIFGTLQGVAFAFPPELKLPDISALTVQINYAKGVVTFAQGSAKLGRTQVKGVAGRIDLRKGFQDAPYTLQASADTDLGELFPAISLALRNNHVPNYDRLKQLSGVLDFESRVQGRFDLNAPTPPASYVLTVAANGAVFTLDGAPGPVTVRRGAIVFSPGDAKIQKIVAAATGGDANLNGEVQYGAKGFLIKTLSLDFHHMPSESWLGLVVDPSDLAVKGPIGGSLTISGNPKIKETYSGNGKLTLAGGQVQFNFLRAPMIVSAATIELTRRRLVVSMPASKLEGSPIDFRITVPDIVAPTVRMDANLQHLDFEVMRFIRMPWSPATPPVKFPIPASGHIKAATANLGKFPMQDLDGDFTRSPSGDWRVYNFAATAFRGKLNLDLRGRGPDNWVHLVGKVANMDPAPLFMMTGKRKDSPILGQLSMGEDLWANMDTNFYDTLAGQISVTIRDGTLNKFTLLSRLLAFLDIKNWLTARIPDPRVAGVPFKTILADFKGNKGLFYTDNFRLQGPVMEIAANGTVKLGDGDLDMEVGMFPFDTVNWVLNHIPIVGERFGSGTGNLVAAYFDVRGPVSDPKITPKPITSVAEFIKKTLGMPINIIRPNTIK